The genome window CAAAACCCTTTGAACACGCTCATCATCAATATGACCTTCAAAATCAATATAAAAACTATGCACAAATTCTCTTGCTTTTACTGGACGTGATTCTAATTTAGTTAAATTAATCCCTTCTTTTTTAAACTCATACAATAAATCACTAAGTCCACCAGGTTTATGTGCAGCAAGCGCTAAAATAGAAGTTTTGCAACCTGACATTTGCGGGATCTTAATATCACTTAAAATCAAAAATCTAGTACGATTAGCCAAATTATCTTCAATAGTTTCAAATAAAACAGGCACATTATAAAGCTTTGCAGCAATTTTAGAACAAATCGCAGCCGAAGTAAAATCTTGTGAAGCTAGATAAGCCGCGTGGGCTGTAGATTTACTCGCGACAAACTCCACTTCGCTTAAATCATGGCTTTCTAAAAAATTTCTACACTGATTATAACCTTGTGGGTGAGAATATATACGCTTAATATCTTTTAAATTTTCACTCATACTTACAAAAGAATGATGAATATCCATGTAAATTTCAGCAAAAATTTTTACCTCTTCATATTTACCAAGACAATCCAGTGTCACACCAACCGCACCTGCAGTATTGTTTTCAATTGGTACTACTCCGTATTTTGCTTCTTTGTGGGCTAATTCTTTAAAAACATCTTCAATATTTGCAAGGGCAATATAATGACTCATCGCACCAAAACGTGTTCTTGCTACTTGGTGTGTATAACTTCCTTCAGGTCCTAAATAAGCTATATTTTGAGGTTTTTCTAAATTTCTAGAGACAGCAAAAATTTCTTGATAAATTGCTTCAATGGCATTTTGATCTAACAAACCATTGTTGTTATTTTTCAACCTATTAATAATAGCTCTTTCGCGCTCAGGCCTATAAATACTCCCACCCAAATTTTGCTTAATTACACCTATGTCTTTAACATAAAGCATTCTTTCGTTTAATAAGGTCAAGATTTTATCATCAATAGAATCGATCTTAGTTCGTAATTTTTCTATCTCTTTCATTTAAACCTCGATACGTAGTAATCCTTAATACTATCATATACAAAATTAAGTTTAGTTGTATCTAAACCTTGAGTGTTAGAAATTTTACCACTTAAAACCAAAGCTGTTTGCATACCAAGTGTATACGCACCAAGCAAATCTCCTTTAAAATCATCACTGATGATCAAAGTATTTTCAAAACTTGCATTTTCATTTTGTAGTTTTAATAACTTTAAAGCACTCTGATAAAAAGCTTTACTTGGTTTGCCAATAACACTATATTCAAACTCTTGTGTATTTTTAAGCATCGCCATAACACTACCTACGCCAGGGTATAATCTTGAGTTTTTCTTATATATACTGCCCTCATGCATTGCAATAGCTTTAATACCATTTTTTACATATTCAATCATATTAGCAAAATCTTGAAATTTAAAATCATCAAAACTTGCCACCAAAAAAGCTTGCGGATTTTTAAAATCAAGTTCATAACCTAAATTTTGAAGTGAATCCAAAAATTCTTTCGCCCCAAAAGCTGCTATTTTACAAGGTTTAAGATGATCTTTTAAAACACTAAAAGGATCAATATATGCTTTTTCATCGATTTCAAAACCCAAATTTTGCAAGTAATTTAAAAAATCTAATTTTTTAGTATTATTGGTGATTACCACATAAGGAATTTTTGCTTTATTCAAAGAACTAATGAGTTCTAAAGCACCATCTATAGGACTTTTATCATGATCTGATATCAAAGTCCCTTGTACATCTAAAAATAACATTTCATTCCTTTAAATACTCAAGTTCTAAAGCAACCTGCTCCTCATAACTTTCTCTTTTTCTAATCATTCTAACCACACCATTTTCTTGCGCAAGCTCACAAACTCTGTTGCGTGAATTATAATTACTACTCATGCTAAAACCATACGCTCCAGCACTTTTTACTACAATCAAATCTCCTGCTTGAGTCTTAGCCAAACTTCGATCTTTGGCTAGAAAATCCCCGCTTTCACATACCCCACCAACAATATCACAAAGACTTTCCTCGCTATTTGCGCCCAAAAGTTCGATTTCATGATAAGCATCATATAAACTTGGTCTTAACAAATCATTCATCGCACCATCAACAAT of Campylobacter sp. 2014D-0216 contains these proteins:
- the pheA gene encoding prephenate dehydratase; amino-acid sequence: MKEIEKLRTKIDSIDDKILTLLNERMLYVKDIGVIKQNLGGSIYRPERERAIINRLKNNNNGLLDQNAIEAIYQEIFAVSRNLEKPQNIAYLGPEGSYTHQVARTRFGAMSHYIALANIEDVFKELAHKEAKYGVVPIENNTAGAVGVTLDCLGKYEEVKIFAEIYMDIHHSFVSMSENLKDIKRIYSHPQGYNQCRNFLESHDLSEVEFVASKSTAHAAYLASQDFTSAAICSKIAAKLYNVPVLFETIEDNLANRTRFLILSDIKIPQMSGCKTSILALAAHKPGGLSDLLYEFKKEGINLTKLESRPVKAREFVHSFYIDFEGHIDDERVQRVLKKADHIKWLGSYLSGESNAI
- a CDS encoding HAD-IIA family hydrolase; the protein is MLFLDVQGTLISDHDKSPIDGALELISSLNKAKIPYVVITNNTKKLDFLNYLQNLGFEIDEKAYIDPFSVLKDHLKPCKIAAFGAKEFLDSLQNLGYELDFKNPQAFLVASFDDFKFQDFANMIEYVKNGIKAIAMHEGSIYKKNSRLYPGVGSVMAMLKNTQEFEYSVIGKPSKAFYQSALKLLKLQNENASFENTLIISDDFKGDLLGAYTLGMQTALVLSGKISNTQGLDTTKLNFVYDSIKDYYVSRFK